A single window of Ovis aries strain OAR_USU_Benz2616 breed Rambouillet chromosome 24, ARS-UI_Ramb_v3.0, whole genome shotgun sequence DNA harbors:
- the ELN gene encoding elastin isoform X10, protein MAGLTAAARRPGVLLLLLCILHPSQPGGVPGAVPGGVPGGVFFPGAGLGGLGGGALGPGGKPAKPGVGGLAGAGLGAGLGAFPAGAFPGALVPGGPAGAAAAYKAAAKAGAAGLGGVGGIGGVGGLGVSTGAVVPQLGAGVGVGAKPGKVPGVGLPGVYPGGVLPGTGARFPGIGVLPGVPTGAGVKPKAPGGGGAFAGIPGVGPFGGQQPGVPLGYPIKAPKLPGVGPQAAAAAAKAAAKLGAGGAGVLPGVGVGGAGIPGAPGAIPGIGGIAGAGAPDAAAAAAAAAKAAKYGAAGVFGPGVVGVPGAGVPGVGVPGVGVPGVGVPGVGVPGVGVPGVGVPGVGIPGVGVPGAVSPAAAAKAAAKAAKFGARGGVGVGGIPTFGVGPGGFPGFGDAAAAQAAAAAKAAKIGAGGVGALGGLVPGAPGAIPGVPGVGGVPGVGGVPGVGAPAAAAAKAAAKAAQFGLGPGVGVAPGVGVAPGVGVVPGVGVAPGVGVAPGIGLGPGGVIAPAAAKSAAKAAAKAQFRAAAGLPAGVPGLGVGVGVPGLGVGAGVPGLGAGAVPGTLAAAKAAKFAPGGVGALGGVGDLGGAGIPGGVAGVGPAAAAAAAKAAAKAAQFGLGGVGGLGVGGLGVGGLGAVPGAVGLGGVSPAAAAKAAKFGAAGLGGVLGAGRPFPIGGGAGGLGVGGKPPKPFGGALGALGFPGGACLGKSCGRKRK, encoded by the exons ATGGCGGGTCTGACGGCTGCGGCTCGGCGGCCCGGAGTCCTCCTGCTCCTGCTGTGCATCCTTCACCCCTCGCAGCCCGGAG gggtcccaggagctGTTCCTGGTGGAGTTCCTGGAGGCGTCTTCTTCCCAG GGGCTGGTCTTGGAGGTCTGGGAGGAGGAG CACTGGGCCCTGGAGGGAAACCAGCTAAGCCAG GTGTCGGAGGGCTCGCTGGCGCTGGCCTTGGGGCAG GGCTCGGGGCTTTTCCCGCAGGTGCCTTCCCAGGGGCTCTGGTGCCCGGTGGCCCGGCTGGCGCTGCTGCAGCCTATAAAGCTGCTGCCAAGGCCG GTGCTGCTGGTCTCGGCGGTGTCGGCGGCATTGGTGGTGTTGGTGGCTTAGGAGTGTCTACAG GTGCGGTGGTGCCTCAGCTTGGAGCCGGAGTTGGGGTTGGAGCGAAGCCTGGGAAAGTGCCAG GTGTGGGGCTCCCAGGTGTATACCCAGGTGGAGTGCTCCCAGGCACAG GAGCTCGGTTCCCGGGTATAGGGGTACTCCCCGGGGTTCCCACTGGAGCAGGAGTCAAGCCCAAGGCCCCAG GTGGGGGCGGAGCTTTTGCTGGAATCCCAG GAGTTGGACCTTTCGGAGGGCAGCAGCCTGGAGTCCCGCTGGGATACCCCATCAAGGCACCGAAGCTGCCAG GGGTTGGCCCCCAGGCTGCAGCAGCAGCGGCTAAAGCAGCAGCGAAGCTTG GTGCTGGAGGAGCCGGAGTTCTCCCTGGCGTTGGTGTTGGTGGTGCTGGCATCCCTGGCGCGCCCGGCGCAATTCCTGGCATTGGAGGCATTGCAG GGGCCGGGGCTCcagacgctgctgctgctgctgccgccgccgctaaAGCAGCCAAATACG GCGCTGCTGGAGTCTTTGGCCCAGGAGTAGTTGGCGTCCCAGGAGCTGGAGTACCTGGTGTCGGGGTCCCTGGTGTTGGGGTTCCAGGTGTCGGGGTCCCTGGTGTTGGGGTTCCAGGTGTCGGAGTCCCAGGTGTTGGAGTCCCTGGTGTTGGGATCCCTGGTGTCGGAGTTCCAG GGGCCGTGTCACCAGCCGCAGCTGCTAAAGCAGCGGCCAAAGCAGCCAAATTCG GGGCCAGAGGCGGAGTGGGAGTTGGAGGCATTCCCACATTCGGGGTTGGCCCTGGGGGCTTTCCTGGCTTCGGAGACGCAG CAGCAGCTCAGGCAGCTGCCGCCGCCAAGGCAGCCAAAATCG GTGCTGGGGGAGTAGGAGCCCTGGGAGGGCTGGTGCCAGGTGCCCCAGGAGCAATACCAGGCGTGCCGGGTGTTGGAGGGGTGCCAGGTGTTGGAGGGGTGCCAG GGGTCGGGGCTCCAGCAGCTGCAGCCGCCAAAGCAGCCGCCAAAGCCGCCCAGTTTG GATTAGGCCCTGGCGTCGGCGTGGCTCCCGGCGTCGGTGTGGCTCCTGGCGTCGGCGTAGTTCCCGGTGTCGGCGTGGCTCCCGGCGTTGGCGTGGCTCCTGGCATCGGCCTTGGCCCCGGTGGTGTCATAG CCCCAGCTGCAGCTAAGTCCGCTGCTAAGGCCGCCGCCAAAGCCCAGTTCC GGGCTGCCGCTGGCCTTCCCGCTGGCGTTCCTGGCCTTGGAGTGGGTGTTGGTGTTCCCGGCCTTGGAGTCGGGGCCGGAGTTCCTGGACTTGGGGCAGGGGCAG TACCTGGAACCCTGGCCGCAGCTAAAGCAGCCAAGTTCG CACCAGGAGGGGTCGGGGCCCTTGGAGGGGTTGGAGATCTTGGTGGAGCCGGCATTCCAGGTGGTGTGGCAG GAGTCGGACCTGCTGCCGCAGCTGCTGCCGCCAAAGCTGCCGCCAAAGCCGCCCAATTTG GCCTGGGGGGAGTCGGTGGGCTCGGAGTTGGAGGACTGGGAGTTGGTGGGCTCGGAGCTGTCCCAGGGGCTGTGGGCCTTGGAG GTGTGTCTCCAGCTGCAGCTGCTAAAGCAGCCAAA
- the ELN gene encoding elastin isoform X7 has translation MAGLTAAARRPGVLLLLLCILHPSQPGGVPGAVPGGVPGGVFFPGAGLGGLGGGALGPGGKPAKPGVGGLAGAGLGAGLGAFPAGAFPGALVPGGPAGAAAAYKAAAKAGAAGLGGVGGIGGVGGLGVSTGAVVPQLGAGVGVGAKPGKVPGVGLPGVYPGGVLPGTGARFPGIGVLPGVPTGAGVKPKAPGGGGAFAGIPGVGPFGGQQPGVPLGYPIKAPKLPGGYGLPYSTGKLPYGVGPQAAAAAAKAAAKLGAGGAGVLPGVGVGGAGIPGAPGAIPGIGGIAGAGAPDAAAAAAAAAKAAKYGAAGVFGPGVVGVPGAGVPGVGVPGVGVPGVGVPGVGVPGVGVPGVGVPGVGIPGVGVPGAVSPAAAAKAAAKAAKFGARGGVGVGGIPTFGVGPGGFPGFGDAAAAQAAAAAKAAKIGAGGVGALGGLVPGAPGAIPGVPGVGGVPGVGGVPGVGAPAAAAAKAAAKAAQFGLGPGVGVAPGVGVAPGVGVVPGVGVAPGVGVAPGIGLGPGGVIAPAAAKSAAKAAAKAQFRAAAGLPAGVPGLGVGVGVPGLGVGAGVPGLGAGAVPGTLAAAKAAKFAPGGVGALGGVGDLGGAGIPGGVAGVGPAAAAAAAKAAAKAAQFGLGGVGGLGVGGLGVGGLGAVPGAVGLGGVSPAAAAKAAKFGAAGLGGVLGAGRPFPIGGVAARPGFGLSPIFPGGAGGLGVGGKPPKPFGGALGALGFPGGACLGKSCGRKRK, from the exons ATGGCGGGTCTGACGGCTGCGGCTCGGCGGCCCGGAGTCCTCCTGCTCCTGCTGTGCATCCTTCACCCCTCGCAGCCCGGAG gggtcccaggagctGTTCCTGGTGGAGTTCCTGGAGGCGTCTTCTTCCCAG GGGCTGGTCTTGGAGGTCTGGGAGGAGGAG CACTGGGCCCTGGAGGGAAACCAGCTAAGCCAG GTGTCGGAGGGCTCGCTGGCGCTGGCCTTGGGGCAG GGCTCGGGGCTTTTCCCGCAGGTGCCTTCCCAGGGGCTCTGGTGCCCGGTGGCCCGGCTGGCGCTGCTGCAGCCTATAAAGCTGCTGCCAAGGCCG GTGCTGCTGGTCTCGGCGGTGTCGGCGGCATTGGTGGTGTTGGTGGCTTAGGAGTGTCTACAG GTGCGGTGGTGCCTCAGCTTGGAGCCGGAGTTGGGGTTGGAGCGAAGCCTGGGAAAGTGCCAG GTGTGGGGCTCCCAGGTGTATACCCAGGTGGAGTGCTCCCAGGCACAG GAGCTCGGTTCCCGGGTATAGGGGTACTCCCCGGGGTTCCCACTGGAGCAGGAGTCAAGCCCAAGGCCCCAG GTGGGGGCGGAGCTTTTGCTGGAATCCCAG GAGTTGGACCTTTCGGAGGGCAGCAGCCTGGAGTCCCGCTGGGATACCCCATCAAGGCACCGAAGCTGCCAG GTGGCTATGGACTGCCTTACAGCACTGGGAAACTGCCCTATG GGGTTGGCCCCCAGGCTGCAGCAGCAGCGGCTAAAGCAGCAGCGAAGCTTG GTGCTGGAGGAGCCGGAGTTCTCCCTGGCGTTGGTGTTGGTGGTGCTGGCATCCCTGGCGCGCCCGGCGCAATTCCTGGCATTGGAGGCATTGCAG GGGCCGGGGCTCcagacgctgctgctgctgctgccgccgccgctaaAGCAGCCAAATACG GCGCTGCTGGAGTCTTTGGCCCAGGAGTAGTTGGCGTCCCAGGAGCTGGAGTACCTGGTGTCGGGGTCCCTGGTGTTGGGGTTCCAGGTGTCGGGGTCCCTGGTGTTGGGGTTCCAGGTGTCGGAGTCCCAGGTGTTGGAGTCCCTGGTGTTGGGATCCCTGGTGTCGGAGTTCCAG GGGCCGTGTCACCAGCCGCAGCTGCTAAAGCAGCGGCCAAAGCAGCCAAATTCG GGGCCAGAGGCGGAGTGGGAGTTGGAGGCATTCCCACATTCGGGGTTGGCCCTGGGGGCTTTCCTGGCTTCGGAGACGCAG CAGCAGCTCAGGCAGCTGCCGCCGCCAAGGCAGCCAAAATCG GTGCTGGGGGAGTAGGAGCCCTGGGAGGGCTGGTGCCAGGTGCCCCAGGAGCAATACCAGGCGTGCCGGGTGTTGGAGGGGTGCCAGGTGTTGGAGGGGTGCCAG GGGTCGGGGCTCCAGCAGCTGCAGCCGCCAAAGCAGCCGCCAAAGCCGCCCAGTTTG GATTAGGCCCTGGCGTCGGCGTGGCTCCCGGCGTCGGTGTGGCTCCTGGCGTCGGCGTAGTTCCCGGTGTCGGCGTGGCTCCCGGCGTTGGCGTGGCTCCTGGCATCGGCCTTGGCCCCGGTGGTGTCATAG CCCCAGCTGCAGCTAAGTCCGCTGCTAAGGCCGCCGCCAAAGCCCAGTTCC GGGCTGCCGCTGGCCTTCCCGCTGGCGTTCCTGGCCTTGGAGTGGGTGTTGGTGTTCCCGGCCTTGGAGTCGGGGCCGGAGTTCCTGGACTTGGGGCAGGGGCAG TACCTGGAACCCTGGCCGCAGCTAAAGCAGCCAAGTTCG CACCAGGAGGGGTCGGGGCCCTTGGAGGGGTTGGAGATCTTGGTGGAGCCGGCATTCCAGGTGGTGTGGCAG GAGTCGGACCTGCTGCCGCAGCTGCTGCCGCCAAAGCTGCCGCCAAAGCCGCCCAATTTG GCCTGGGGGGAGTCGGTGGGCTCGGAGTTGGAGGACTGGGAGTTGGTGGGCTCGGAGCTGTCCCAGGGGCTGTGGGCCTTGGAG GTGTGTCTCCAGCTGCAGCTGCTAAAGCAGCCAAA
- the ELN gene encoding elastin isoform X6, which translates to MAGLTAAARRPGVLLLLLCILHPSQPGGVPGAVPGGVPGGVFFPGAGLGGLGGGALGPGGKPAKPGVGGLAGAGLGAGLGAFPAGAFPGALVPGGPAGAAAAYKAAAKAGAAGLGGVGGIGGVGGLGVSTGAVVPQLGAGVGVGAKPGKVPGVGLPGVYPGGVLPGTGARFPGIGVLPGVPTGAGVKPKAPGGGGAFAGIPGVGPFGGQQPGVPLGYPIKAPKLPGGYGLPYSTGKLPYGYGPGGVAGAAGKAGYPTGTGVGPQAAAAAAKAAAKLGAGGAGVLPGVGVGGAGIPGAPGAIPGIGGIAGAGAPDAAAAAAAAAKAAKYGAAGVFGPGVVGVPGAGVPGVGVPGVGVPGVGVPGVGVPGVGVPGVGVPGVGIPGVGVPGAVSPAAAAKAAAKAAKFGARGGVGVGGIPTFGVGPGGFPGFGDAAAQAAAAAKAAKIGAGGVGALGGLVPGAPGAIPGVPGVGGVPGVGGVPGVGAPAAAAAKAAAKAAQFGLGPGVGVAPGVGVAPGVGVVPGVGVAPGVGVAPGIGLGPGGVIAPAAAKSAAKAAAKAQFRAAAGLPAGVPGLGVGVGVPGLGVGAGVPGLGAGAVPGTLAAAKAAKFAPGGVGALGGVGDLGGAGIPGGVAGVGPAAAAAAAKAAAKAAQFGLGGVGGLGVGGLGVGGLGAVPGAVGLGGVSPAAAAKAAKFGAAGLGGVLGAGRPFPIGGGAGGLGVGGKPPKPFGGALGALGFPGGACLGKSCGRKRK; encoded by the exons ATGGCGGGTCTGACGGCTGCGGCTCGGCGGCCCGGAGTCCTCCTGCTCCTGCTGTGCATCCTTCACCCCTCGCAGCCCGGAG gggtcccaggagctGTTCCTGGTGGAGTTCCTGGAGGCGTCTTCTTCCCAG GGGCTGGTCTTGGAGGTCTGGGAGGAGGAG CACTGGGCCCTGGAGGGAAACCAGCTAAGCCAG GTGTCGGAGGGCTCGCTGGCGCTGGCCTTGGGGCAG GGCTCGGGGCTTTTCCCGCAGGTGCCTTCCCAGGGGCTCTGGTGCCCGGTGGCCCGGCTGGCGCTGCTGCAGCCTATAAAGCTGCTGCCAAGGCCG GTGCTGCTGGTCTCGGCGGTGTCGGCGGCATTGGTGGTGTTGGTGGCTTAGGAGTGTCTACAG GTGCGGTGGTGCCTCAGCTTGGAGCCGGAGTTGGGGTTGGAGCGAAGCCTGGGAAAGTGCCAG GTGTGGGGCTCCCAGGTGTATACCCAGGTGGAGTGCTCCCAGGCACAG GAGCTCGGTTCCCGGGTATAGGGGTACTCCCCGGGGTTCCCACTGGAGCAGGAGTCAAGCCCAAGGCCCCAG GTGGGGGCGGAGCTTTTGCTGGAATCCCAG GAGTTGGACCTTTCGGAGGGCAGCAGCCTGGAGTCCCGCTGGGATACCCCATCAAGGCACCGAAGCTGCCAG GTGGCTATGGACTGCCTTACAGCACTGGGAAACTGCCCTATG GCTATGGGCCTGGAGGAGTGGCTGGTGCCGCAGGCAAGGCTGGGTATCCAACGGGGACAG GGGTTGGCCCCCAGGCTGCAGCAGCAGCGGCTAAAGCAGCAGCGAAGCTTG GTGCTGGAGGAGCCGGAGTTCTCCCTGGCGTTGGTGTTGGTGGTGCTGGCATCCCTGGCGCGCCCGGCGCAATTCCTGGCATTGGAGGCATTGCAG GGGCCGGGGCTCcagacgctgctgctgctgctgccgccgccgctaaAGCAGCCAAATACG GCGCTGCTGGAGTCTTTGGCCCAGGAGTAGTTGGCGTCCCAGGAGCTGGAGTACCTGGTGTCGGGGTCCCTGGTGTTGGGGTTCCAGGTGTCGGGGTCCCTGGTGTTGGGGTTCCAGGTGTCGGAGTCCCAGGTGTTGGAGTCCCTGGTGTTGGGATCCCTGGTGTCGGAGTTCCAG GGGCCGTGTCACCAGCCGCAGCTGCTAAAGCAGCGGCCAAAGCAGCCAAATTCG GGGCCAGAGGCGGAGTGGGAGTTGGAGGCATTCCCACATTCGGGGTTGGCCCTGGGGGCTTTCCTGGCTTCGGAGACGCAG CAGCTCAGGCAGCTGCCGCCGCCAAGGCAGCCAAAATCG GTGCTGGGGGAGTAGGAGCCCTGGGAGGGCTGGTGCCAGGTGCCCCAGGAGCAATACCAGGCGTGCCGGGTGTTGGAGGGGTGCCAGGTGTTGGAGGGGTGCCAG GGGTCGGGGCTCCAGCAGCTGCAGCCGCCAAAGCAGCCGCCAAAGCCGCCCAGTTTG GATTAGGCCCTGGCGTCGGCGTGGCTCCCGGCGTCGGTGTGGCTCCTGGCGTCGGCGTAGTTCCCGGTGTCGGCGTGGCTCCCGGCGTTGGCGTGGCTCCTGGCATCGGCCTTGGCCCCGGTGGTGTCATAG CCCCAGCTGCAGCTAAGTCCGCTGCTAAGGCCGCCGCCAAAGCCCAGTTCC GGGCTGCCGCTGGCCTTCCCGCTGGCGTTCCTGGCCTTGGAGTGGGTGTTGGTGTTCCCGGCCTTGGAGTCGGGGCCGGAGTTCCTGGACTTGGGGCAGGGGCAG TACCTGGAACCCTGGCCGCAGCTAAAGCAGCCAAGTTCG CACCAGGAGGGGTCGGGGCCCTTGGAGGGGTTGGAGATCTTGGTGGAGCCGGCATTCCAGGTGGTGTGGCAG GAGTCGGACCTGCTGCCGCAGCTGCTGCCGCCAAAGCTGCCGCCAAAGCCGCCCAATTTG GCCTGGGGGGAGTCGGTGGGCTCGGAGTTGGAGGACTGGGAGTTGGTGGGCTCGGAGCTGTCCCAGGGGCTGTGGGCCTTGGAG GTGTGTCTCCAGCTGCAGCTGCTAAAGCAGCCAAA
- the ELN gene encoding elastin isoform X2: MAGLTAAARRPGVLLLLLCILHPSQPGGVPGAVPGGVPGGVFFPGAGLGGLGGGALGPGGKPAKPGVGGLAGAGLGAGLGAFPAGAFPGALVPGGPAGAAAAYKAAAKAGAAGLGGVGGIGGVGGLGVSTGAVVPQLGAGVGVGAKPGKVPGVGLPGVYPGGVLPGTGARFPGIGVLPGVPTGAGVKPKAPGGGGAFAGIPGVGPFGGQQPGVPLGYPIKAPKLPGGYGLPYSTGKLPYGYGPGGVAGAAGKAGYPTGTGVGPQAAAAAAKAAAKLGAGGAGVLPGVGVGGAGIPGAPGAIPGIGGIAGAGAPDAAAAAAAAAKAAKYGAAGVFGPGVVGVPGAGVPGVGVPGVGVPGVGVPGVGVPGVGVPGVGVPGVGIPGVGVPGAVSPAAAAKAAAKAAKFGARGGVGVGGIPTFGVGPGGFPGFGDAAAQAAAAAKAAKIGAGGVGALGGLVPGAPGAIPGVPGVGGVPGVGGVPGVGAPAAAAAKAAAKAAQFGLGPGVGVAPGVGVAPGVGVVPGVGVAPGVGVAPGIGLGPGGVIAPAAAKSAAKAAAKAQFRAAAGLPAGVPGLGVGVGVPGLGVGAGVPGLGAGAVPGTLAAAKAAKFAPGGVGALGGVGDLGGAGIPGGVAGVGPAAAAAAAKAAAKAAQFGLGGVGGLGVGGLGVGGLGAVPGAVGLGGVSPAAAAKAAKFGAAGLGGVLGAGRPFPIGGVAARPGFGLSPIFPGGAGGLGVGGKPPKPFGGALGALGFPGGACLGKSCGRKRK, translated from the exons ATGGCGGGTCTGACGGCTGCGGCTCGGCGGCCCGGAGTCCTCCTGCTCCTGCTGTGCATCCTTCACCCCTCGCAGCCCGGAG gggtcccaggagctGTTCCTGGTGGAGTTCCTGGAGGCGTCTTCTTCCCAG GGGCTGGTCTTGGAGGTCTGGGAGGAGGAG CACTGGGCCCTGGAGGGAAACCAGCTAAGCCAG GTGTCGGAGGGCTCGCTGGCGCTGGCCTTGGGGCAG GGCTCGGGGCTTTTCCCGCAGGTGCCTTCCCAGGGGCTCTGGTGCCCGGTGGCCCGGCTGGCGCTGCTGCAGCCTATAAAGCTGCTGCCAAGGCCG GTGCTGCTGGTCTCGGCGGTGTCGGCGGCATTGGTGGTGTTGGTGGCTTAGGAGTGTCTACAG GTGCGGTGGTGCCTCAGCTTGGAGCCGGAGTTGGGGTTGGAGCGAAGCCTGGGAAAGTGCCAG GTGTGGGGCTCCCAGGTGTATACCCAGGTGGAGTGCTCCCAGGCACAG GAGCTCGGTTCCCGGGTATAGGGGTACTCCCCGGGGTTCCCACTGGAGCAGGAGTCAAGCCCAAGGCCCCAG GTGGGGGCGGAGCTTTTGCTGGAATCCCAG GAGTTGGACCTTTCGGAGGGCAGCAGCCTGGAGTCCCGCTGGGATACCCCATCAAGGCACCGAAGCTGCCAG GTGGCTATGGACTGCCTTACAGCACTGGGAAACTGCCCTATG GCTATGGGCCTGGAGGAGTGGCTGGTGCCGCAGGCAAGGCTGGGTATCCAACGGGGACAG GGGTTGGCCCCCAGGCTGCAGCAGCAGCGGCTAAAGCAGCAGCGAAGCTTG GTGCTGGAGGAGCCGGAGTTCTCCCTGGCGTTGGTGTTGGTGGTGCTGGCATCCCTGGCGCGCCCGGCGCAATTCCTGGCATTGGAGGCATTGCAG GGGCCGGGGCTCcagacgctgctgctgctgctgccgccgccgctaaAGCAGCCAAATACG GCGCTGCTGGAGTCTTTGGCCCAGGAGTAGTTGGCGTCCCAGGAGCTGGAGTACCTGGTGTCGGGGTCCCTGGTGTTGGGGTTCCAGGTGTCGGGGTCCCTGGTGTTGGGGTTCCAGGTGTCGGAGTCCCAGGTGTTGGAGTCCCTGGTGTTGGGATCCCTGGTGTCGGAGTTCCAG GGGCCGTGTCACCAGCCGCAGCTGCTAAAGCAGCGGCCAAAGCAGCCAAATTCG GGGCCAGAGGCGGAGTGGGAGTTGGAGGCATTCCCACATTCGGGGTTGGCCCTGGGGGCTTTCCTGGCTTCGGAGACGCAG CAGCTCAGGCAGCTGCCGCCGCCAAGGCAGCCAAAATCG GTGCTGGGGGAGTAGGAGCCCTGGGAGGGCTGGTGCCAGGTGCCCCAGGAGCAATACCAGGCGTGCCGGGTGTTGGAGGGGTGCCAGGTGTTGGAGGGGTGCCAG GGGTCGGGGCTCCAGCAGCTGCAGCCGCCAAAGCAGCCGCCAAAGCCGCCCAGTTTG GATTAGGCCCTGGCGTCGGCGTGGCTCCCGGCGTCGGTGTGGCTCCTGGCGTCGGCGTAGTTCCCGGTGTCGGCGTGGCTCCCGGCGTTGGCGTGGCTCCTGGCATCGGCCTTGGCCCCGGTGGTGTCATAG CCCCAGCTGCAGCTAAGTCCGCTGCTAAGGCCGCCGCCAAAGCCCAGTTCC GGGCTGCCGCTGGCCTTCCCGCTGGCGTTCCTGGCCTTGGAGTGGGTGTTGGTGTTCCCGGCCTTGGAGTCGGGGCCGGAGTTCCTGGACTTGGGGCAGGGGCAG TACCTGGAACCCTGGCCGCAGCTAAAGCAGCCAAGTTCG CACCAGGAGGGGTCGGGGCCCTTGGAGGGGTTGGAGATCTTGGTGGAGCCGGCATTCCAGGTGGTGTGGCAG GAGTCGGACCTGCTGCCGCAGCTGCTGCCGCCAAAGCTGCCGCCAAAGCCGCCCAATTTG GCCTGGGGGGAGTCGGTGGGCTCGGAGTTGGAGGACTGGGAGTTGGTGGGCTCGGAGCTGTCCCAGGGGCTGTGGGCCTTGGAG GTGTGTCTCCAGCTGCAGCTGCTAAAGCAGCCAAA